ATTGAGATTCATGCGTTTGACGATCCGCAAATTAAAGGCGTTACCTGCTATATTTCCTATGCCAAAAAAGGCGGTTTGAAAGAAGCGGTAAACTTGGAAGAAGACGCGTCCGACGCTTCCGTTTCCTGCGTGCAGACTGCGCCGCAAATCAGCTATAACGAAGCTGAAGTGGCCAAGCCGCAAAAGATTTTCAAAAAAGGCTCCAGCTTTATTTTCAAGACCCTGCAAGTGATGCGCTACTATGATCCCAACCGCAAAGTGTTTTCATACATGGTGTACAGCGACAAAGTGATTCAAGGTTCGCCGAAAAACTCGATGGACGCTTTCTCCTGCTACACCGGCGCACCGCTGGACGCTGCCAAGGTGAGCGTGCAGCCAAACCAGCAGATTCACGGCTCGTGCATCGTTACGCTTGCCCGGAAATAAAGAGCAAATGAACTTCATTTGAAAGAGTACGTTCGTCATGCTCGGGCTTGACCCGAGCATCTTTGATAAGATTACTGGAATCAAAGATACTCGGGTCAAGCCCGAGTATGACGAAACTATGATAAAAATAAGTTTATTTTATAAACTTCAGGCCGTCTGAAAGCCCTAGGCTTCTACCAAGCTACAAACAGATCGGAGCAGCATGGATTTAACCCTTTGGCATTATGCGGCGATTGCCGTGCTGGGCATTTTAGCCAGCATCATCAACATTTTGGCGGGCGGCGGTTCCAATCTGATTCTGCCGCTGTTGATGGCCTTCGGCGTGCCGCCCGATATTGCCAACGCCAGCAACCGCGTCGGCATTTTTTTCCAGTCTCTCACCGGCATCAGAGGGTTTAGAAACGCCGGCGCGTTGCCTACACACGATTTGCGCGGCATTTTGCTGCCGATGATATTCGGCGGTTTGGTCGGCTCCGTGTTGGCTTCGGTATTGCCCAATCAAATTCTGAAACCCGCTTTGCTCGTCTGCATTCTCGGTGTGGCCACGCTCACTTTTCTCAAACCGCAGCTTTTATTGCCGCCGCAAAACGTGCAGGAACGCAAAGTGTCCGACACGCGCGGGGCGGCGGTTTTGCTGTTTGCCGTCGGTATTTACGGCGGTTTTGTGCAGGCCAGCACCGCGTTTATTTTGCTGCCCGTGCTGGCGGGCGTGCTGCACTACAACCTGCTGCGCGCCAACGCCTTGAAACTGGTGTGCACGCTGGCGTTTACCGTCGTGGCTTTGGCCGTGTTTATCGTGCAGGGGCAGATTTGGTGGGATGTCGGCCTTGTGCTGGCAGCAGGCAATGCCATCGGTTCGATGATCGGCGTGAAAATTGCCTTAAAACTCTCACCCAACACCTTGCGCACGATTTTATTTGTGATGACGGTTGTGGCCGTGGTCGCGGCGTTTTTGAAGTAAATAAGGCCGTCTGAAAACACGGATTTCAAAAGATAAATTCATGAACATGCCTGCAAAATCCTACCGCTACATTCTGCTTGCCTTAGCCTTATTTCAGACGGCCTGTACGCCCGAAAGCAGCAGCCAATTCCAAGCCGAACGCGAAGTTTTATCACCGGTTGCCACCAAAGATTCGGCTTCTTGGGTCGGCATCTATCGTGGCGAACTGCCTTGCGCCGACTGTGATTACATCGAAGCCACCATCGTTTTGCGCGATAATCTGCATTACAGCCTGACTACCCGACACGTCGGCAGAGTGGCCGGCGTATTGCCGTCTGAAAAACGCGGCACTTTCCATTGGCGCGACGACGGCCTGCTGCAATTGGATGCGGCGGGCGACAATATGGTGTTTTTCGCTCACGAAAAAGGCCTGCAAATGCGCGGCAACGACGGCAAAGCCTATCCCGACGGCAAGGGGAAAATCTGCGGTTTGGCAAAAACCGGCAGTTTTGTGCCCGGGCAGTGAGCGGTTTTCAGACAGGCATTCTTGCGATGGCCTGCTCTGCTGTACAACAAGGAGAAACCATGCAGTTTGAGGAATACAGAAAATATGATGCCGTCGGCTTGGCAGAGTTGATCCGCAAAGGCGAAGTATCTGCCGATGAAGTGCTTCAGACGGCCTTAAACCGTTTAGACGCGGTAAATCCCAAGCTGAATTTATTGGCCCATGATTTGCGCGAACGGGCTTTTTCATGGCAGAGGCCGTCTGAAAATCCCCATGCGCCTTTAGTCGGCGTGCCGTTTCTATTGAAAGACTTAATCGCCGATTGGGAAGGCACGCCCACATGGTCTGGTTCGCGCATGATGAAAAATTATGTAGCCAAACAAAACAGCGCTTTAACTCAGGCTTATCTAAATGCGGGGTTGCGCATTTTCGGTAAAACCACCACGCCGGAATGGGGCGCGTATCCCGTTACGGAAACAGAAATCTATGGCATTACCCGTAATCCGTGGAACTTAAGCTATACACCGGGCGGCAGCAGCGGCGGTTCGGCGGCAGCCGTTGCTGCAGGTGTTGTGCCGGCAGCGCATGGCGGCGACGGCGGCGGTTCGATACGTATGCCCGCCCATAATTGCGGCATCTTCGGCTTGAAACCGAGCCGTGGCCGCAGCAGCTTTGAACCGTTACAAAGCGAAGCATGGCAAGGCTTGGTCAACGAACATGTGCTGACCCGCAGCGTGCGCGACAGCGCCCTGTTTCTCGATATTGCGGCTCAAACCCAAACACACGCCCTGTATGCCTGCCCCCGACCTGCCGAATCGTTTTCAGACGGCCTCAAACACGACACAGGCCGTCTGAAAATCGCTTTTTGGCAGAAGCCGTGGTTTGGCGGAGAAAATGATGCAGACACGCAAACGGCATTTGCCCACAGTCTGAAATTGTTGTCAGATGCAGGGCATCATTTGGAAGAAGCCTCTCCCGATTTTTCCCCGTCTAAAATACTCAACCGTGCAGCAAGGGTCTTGGTGATGGGTGAAACAGCCAAACTGCTTTATCTTCATCAACAGGCAACCGGGCAAAAACTGCATCACAGCCAGTTGGAACCGGCAACTTGGGCGTTGATTTCACAAGGACAGCAAATCAGTGCAGGCGAAATGGCGTGGGCGCGTGACGTGATGCTGACACAGGGGCGAGCCGCCGAAGCGTTTTTTACACGCTACGATGTCTTAATGACACCGATTTGCCCGCGTAGCACACCGAAAATCGGCGAACTCATGCCGTCTGAAACCGAGCAAAAGATCATCCGTTTGCTGTTCGGTACGTTGAAATTAGGCTGGCTGATGAAACAAAACCCCTTGATTGAAAAAGAAGCCGAGCGCACGTTGCAATACATCGGCTACACCGCACCATTTAATATGACCGGCAATCCCGCCATGAGTGTCCCGCTGTTTTGGCACAACGGGCTGCCGATAGGTACACAGTTTGCCGCAGCACGCGGGCGGGAAGATTTACTGCTGCGCTTGGCGGCGCAATTAGAACAGATTCAACCGTGGGCGGATAAACAGCCGTCCATATAAGATAAAATAACCAACCTTAAAAAAATGTCGTATAAGAAAGCCTGCAACAACAAGGCCGTCTGAAAAAGGAGTAACAAACATGCCGAACCCACTGCTGGATGCCGTTAAATTCGATGAAAAAGGCTTAGTTTGCGCCATCGCACAAGACGCGAAAACCCTGCGCGTGCTGATGGTGGCTTGGATGAACGCCGAAGCGCTGCAA
Above is a genomic segment from Neisseria weaveri containing:
- a CDS encoding sulfite exporter TauE/SafE family protein, which produces MDLTLWHYAAIAVLGILASIINILAGGGSNLILPLLMAFGVPPDIANASNRVGIFFQSLTGIRGFRNAGALPTHDLRGILLPMIFGGLVGSVLASVLPNQILKPALLVCILGVATLTFLKPQLLLPPQNVQERKVSDTRGAAVLLFAVGIYGGFVQASTAFILLPVLAGVLHYNLLRANALKLVCTLAFTVVALAVFIVQGQIWWDVGLVLAAGNAIGSMIGVKIALKLSPNTLRTILFVMTVVAVVAAFLK
- a CDS encoding CreA family protein; amino-acid sequence: MKKFIPIVLMSSLLAACGGGNTEKIGEASTVFNMLGKNDRIEIHAFDDPQIKGVTCYISYAKKGGLKEAVNLEEDASDASVSCVQTAPQISYNEAEVAKPQKIFKKGSSFIFKTLQVMRYYDPNRKVFSYMVYSDKVIQGSPKNSMDAFSCYTGAPLDAAKVSVQPNQQIHGSCIVTLARK
- a CDS encoding amidase; protein product: MQFEEYRKYDAVGLAELIRKGEVSADEVLQTALNRLDAVNPKLNLLAHDLRERAFSWQRPSENPHAPLVGVPFLLKDLIADWEGTPTWSGSRMMKNYVAKQNSALTQAYLNAGLRIFGKTTTPEWGAYPVTETEIYGITRNPWNLSYTPGGSSGGSAAAVAAGVVPAAHGGDGGGSIRMPAHNCGIFGLKPSRGRSSFEPLQSEAWQGLVNEHVLTRSVRDSALFLDIAAQTQTHALYACPRPAESFSDGLKHDTGRLKIAFWQKPWFGGENDADTQTAFAHSLKLLSDAGHHLEEASPDFSPSKILNRAARVLVMGETAKLLYLHQQATGQKLHHSQLEPATWALISQGQQISAGEMAWARDVMLTQGRAAEAFFTRYDVLMTPICPRSTPKIGELMPSETEQKIIRLLFGTLKLGWLMKQNPLIEKEAERTLQYIGYTAPFNMTGNPAMSVPLFWHNGLPIGTQFAAARGREDLLLRLAAQLEQIQPWADKQPSI
- a CDS encoding copper resistance protein NlpE N-terminal domain-containing protein, with the translated sequence MNMPAKSYRYILLALALFQTACTPESSSQFQAEREVLSPVATKDSASWVGIYRGELPCADCDYIEATIVLRDNLHYSLTTRHVGRVAGVLPSEKRGTFHWRDDGLLQLDAAGDNMVFFAHEKGLQMRGNDGKAYPDGKGKICGLAKTGSFVPGQ